In Bacteroidota bacterium, a single window of DNA contains:
- a CDS encoding carboxypeptidase regulatory-like domain-containing protein, whose translation MKSFLVVLSAFAALSFLSCRTQTLAPDTGMATVKGIVSLANAYDSYTPPYSGVQISFEGTAISTITNDSGIFQLNGVPEGTYNVRFSKNGYGEVRWIGKMIEGGGNSTIYLNGPQDPYYRNPTLYKQPELVLSLHSAYVVDTTIMGYGHSYLILRGGYGGSTPITMGGIAVYISHSSDVSSSLGHYSAYYYHYYPGAQNLYDTTSMTFWEPIDLLTIKSEGFQSGDSVYIAVYGAPIVGASPPNDYYDPATRKYVLTSLNQTPSPVLGFKVP comes from the coding sequence ATGAAGTCATTCCTGGTGGTCCTTTCGGCATTCGCGGCTCTCAGCTTCCTCTCGTGCCGGACTCAAACGCTGGCGCCGGATACGGGGATGGCGACGGTCAAGGGTATCGTTTCGCTGGCTAATGCCTATGATTCGTACACGCCGCCCTACAGCGGCGTGCAAATCTCTTTCGAAGGCACTGCGATCTCTACCATCACGAATGATAGCGGAATATTCCAACTTAATGGAGTACCGGAAGGCACCTACAACGTCCGATTTTCCAAAAACGGGTACGGAGAGGTTCGATGGATTGGAAAAATGATCGAGGGGGGTGGCAATTCGACGATTTACCTGAACGGACCACAGGATCCGTATTACAGGAATCCAACACTTTATAAACAACCGGAATTGGTACTGAGCCTTCACTCCGCATACGTGGTGGATACAACAATCATGGGGTACGGCCACAGCTATCTCATCTTGCGAGGAGGATATGGGGGAAGCACGCCTATTACCATGGGCGGAATAGCCGTATACATCTCGCACTCATCAGACGTCTCTTCGAGTTTGGGACACTACTCTGCGTATTACTACCATTACTATCCAGGGGCCCAAAACTTGTACGATACAACTTCCATGACCTTTTGGGAGCCAATCGACCTTCTGACAATCAAGAGCGAAGGGTTTCAATCAGGTGATTCTGTTTACATAGCAGTTTATGGCGCACCCATCGTTGGAGCGAGCCCACCAAATGATTATTACGATCCAGCAACTCGCAAGTACGTTCTCACGTCTCTCAACCAAACTCCATCGCCCGTTCTCGGATTCAAGGTTCCGTAG